The DNA region CCCTTCGCTGCCAGCCCGAAGATTACTGGTCGCCCAATCTGTAGGGTATGTGAGAGGTGAAGAAAGAGCAGCATAGAATGAATTGGACTGAAAAGTCACagaaaaaatagtaattttacCAAAACTGCTTGTGCACCAAGGGCTAAGGCCTTAAATATGTCTGTTCCTCGCCTCACTCCTCCATCGAAGAGGACAGGAACTTTTCCCTTGACAGCAAGAACCACCTGCAATTGTATAGATCAATAGCGTGTTTGTTCTTCACATTTCCACTCTAGAATGGATACACAACATAAAGCATAAATTTTGTTTAGCGCAAGCATAGTGATGGTCAAATTTGTGAATGAAATATGATAGCTGCCTCTTAAAACCCATCAGGGCAACTAACAACTTTCTTCCAAGCATCTGGTGTGTCCTGGTCACTTATGGTCCCAAACTGAAATAATCGTGAGATTGCATATGATATGATGCAGCCATATCTCATGAGAAGACAAGGAATTACCTCTTCAAGAACAGATATAGTGGCTGGAGTATAATCAAGCTGCCGAGCTCCATGGTTAGACACAATTATACCTGCAACTCCTACTTCCAATGCTTTTATTGCTGCAGCAAATATCATGTCATAGCATAAGCAGACTTGGAAAAAGATATAAACTTCAAGTAGTTATGCTAAGCTCTTCTCACATTAGTCAAAGGCCACAACCCTATGGTGAATCTAGCAATGAAGAGTTTGAATCTGCCTAGCACACAGGTAAGTGGAAACGAGAGGAATGCTAGAGAATGAGGACATGGAGTCCATGGCAAATGGCCAAGGGGAAATCACGAGATCAAACAAGTTATTATATCAGTTTTGACAGATTTCTTTTTTGATTAAGACTAAACATGTTTTAGGCTTCTTTATCTTTGCTTCTCATTAGTTTtcgttatatttttaaatatcattatGCTATAATAATACAGCGTATTTCTTTATAGAATTTCATACTTTTCTTTCATTATATATGAACAATAAAAACAGATTCTTTGAAGGAGAATTATGGGCTGACCATCCTCATGAGTGAGTATCCCCTTGAGCAGAATAGGTAAATTTGTAATCGACTTTAGCCAAGCTATATCCTGCATTTTTGGTAAGCAGCGCAAAATAGTTATAAAGAAATTTGATGGCACATATACATGCTGTTTTTGTGATATTTCCCCTGTGATTGGGCAAAGTTTATTCAAACACCTAACCTCTTGAATGAATGTTGTTCAATCAAAAAGAAGTTTGAAGGTAAATCATGTTTGAGAATGACTTGAATCAGaaatttctcttctttttatTAGTTAAATCAGTTTTTTCCCTTTTAATCTTAGTTGAATCAGAAATTCCCCTTGTGCCATTGTATTTAGATGATCAAGTATACATTGTGATTTTATACCTTCCAACTGAGGGAACTGTCAAGAGTTGTCGAAGCATAGGCTTCAAGACCCGAACCACTGTCCTGCAAACAATAGATGATTGAATTCATAGAAAAAGTTGCTGTTAGATGCTGTTCTTTGTAAACTAAACGGAAAAATGAGTTGAAAGAAAAATGAGATCAAGAACAGTTCATATGAGTTTTATCCTTTCTTGATGTCAAAACAGTTCTGTAGGATTATGCAGTGTATATGAGCTTATGTACAGTTGAATATTTTCTGTGCTGTGGATAAAGCTTTGGGTTCTTAACAAAAACATGCTTAATTTGATTGGCAATAAGTCTTACTTCCAACATATGAGTAAAACAGCGCCATAAGAGATGAGAAAACCTTTTTAAATACACTTACAGGGACAACTGTGGTGGAGATAAGCCCTTCAAAATTCTTCAATGGAGGTGAAATAAATCTGCAATTTTGAAGATATATGATGTTCATATGGAAGGACAAGAAAAGCAAGGTAAGTTTATATCTCTAATCAGTAATCAGACTAGACATGACTAAACAATAAATTCTAGCTAACTTTCTTTAGTAATCAAGATTAAGGATATGAAGTTTACTTGTTTTTTATGTCTGCTTCCCTTCTTCCCAGTCTAGGAGTATCAACTGTAAGAATGATTGCCTTGAACCCATTCTTGACAGCTCTTCTCACCATTAATTCTGTAATGTCCCTCCTTTTGAAAACCTTTTTTACAAGTTGAAAATAAGCTACCAATGTATTCAGAGAAGTATTGTTTTACATGTTGCAGTTTATGGATTCATAGATATGGAGATCGAGACAAAAAGGATGAAGAGAATACATAGATCTGAAAGAAGCGAACAGCATTGCTGCTAGAGGCGACTTCCTCTATCGTGCTGGATGCTGAGAATGACAGTCCCTATcacaatcaagaattcaagagtgACTTTAACATTAACATCAGTTTTAAGCGCACCGGCAGCCTAAAAGGACACTACACCGGAAGAACTTTAGTACCATTATGACGTTACTTGCAGCTGCTGCTCTCGCTGTTGCAACTTCCCCTGGAAAAAGATTTCACCGTCTTCTTGAGTCAGAGCAACACGCCAACTTCAACTAAACTAAGCTAATCGAGTAAGAAGCATACCATCAGGAT from Ipomoea triloba cultivar NCNSP0323 chromosome 6, ASM357664v1 includes:
- the LOC116022434 gene encoding peroxisomal (S)-2-hydroxy-acid oxidase GLO4-like — its product is MASEPVNVNEFQELARQALPKMYYDFYVGGAEDEHTLKDNEKAFQRIIIRPRVLIDVSRIDMSTTILGYKTSAPIMVGPTAMHKLAHPDGEVATARAAAASNVIMGLSFSASSTIEEVASSSNAVRFFQIYVFKRRDITELMVRRAVKNGFKAIILTVDTPRLGRREADIKNKFISPPLKNFEGLISTTVVPDSGSGLEAYASTTLDSSLSWKDIAWLKSITNLPILLKGILTHEDAIKALEVGVAGIIVSNHGARQLDYTPATISVLEEVVLAVKGKVPVLFDGGVRRGTDIFKALALGAQAVLIGRPVIFGLAAKGQNGVRQVIEMLKNELELTMALSGCCTIKDITRSHVRTENESLACRL